From Spiroplasma endosymbiont of Amphimallon solstitiale:
TGTGAATGCTAAAAGCGATATGCTAGAACTTAATAAAAGGCTGGTAGTAAAAAATAAATTTAATTTTCGTCTCATATTTTACACTCCATTTATAATGATTTTCTTATTATTATAAACTATTACAAAATAATGTACAGTAAATTTTATTTTTAAAAAAAATATCTACTAATAAGTTAAATTAGTAGATACTTAATACATTTTAATTATGAATTTAATTAGATATTCCGTTTTTGTTAAGTTAGGACTAATAACTAGTAAAGGAATATTTATAAATTTATGAGAAAGTATGTTTATTATGTTTTTTTGTTGTAGAAACATTAGTTTTTGGTGTAGAAGCATTAGTTTGTGTTTTATTAAAAACATGTGTTGGTTTAACTGAATGATTATTCTCTTGAGTAAAATGAGAATATTTTTTGTGTTGATGTAATTTATTATTACATTTATTAAACAAATGTTTAATCAAATGTAAGAACCTGTTTAGAATCTTTTCGAAAATAATGTAAAATGATTATATATATTAAGTAACGTTTTTGTTTTAATTAAGTAACGTTTTTGTTTTATATTAAGTAACGTTTTTGTTTTATATATTAAGTAACGTTTTTGTTTTATATTTGCTTTTATAATTTTTTATGCTAATATTTATTTGTTATTAAAATATAAAATTTGCTACTTTAAAGTAGTGTTTACACGGAGTTTTATATATGGATATTCAACAAGATTTTTATGTTAAAAAGATTTTTTATGCTTGTTATGTTAAGAATGTAGTTTTACCTATTTCTTTTTTAAATAATATTGGAAATGTTAGGGGTAAATCTTATGTTGGTAATAAACAAAAATTAAGAAATAGTACTGTTCGTACTAAGACTAATTTAATACAAAAAGCATTGCATAATTTTTATGATAGTAAAATATTGAGTTTTGTTACTTTAACATATAAAGATAATGTGCAAGATATTAAAAAAGCAAAAAAAGATATTCGTATGTTTTTTCTTAAATTAAAAAAATGATGAAATGACCCTAAACGTTTTCAAAAGTTAGGAGAATTAAAGTATTTTTATGTTTATGAATATCAATCTCGTGGTGCTATTCATTTTCATATAATTTTTAATAGAAAGGTATATAAAAGTTTGTTAGCAGAATGTTGAAGTCATGGTTTTAATGATTTAAAAGTAGTTAAAAAAGGTACAAATGAGTTTGTTATTAAATATTTAGGTAAATATGTTACAAAATCATTAGATGATGTTAAGTCTTTAAATCAAACAGATGTAGGTGTAAAGGCTTATGCTTTTAGTCGTAATTGCAAAAATCCTATTGTAGTTCGTGGAATTAAAAAAATGACAATTCAAGATATAATTAAGGCAAGTTTTAATGCAACAAATGTATTTTATTTTAAAACTCAAAGAGATAGTAACGGTGATACTGTTATGATTGGTGGTATTATTGAAAGTACTGTTGTTAATGATTATTTTAAAGAATATGAGGATTATGAAAAATATGTATATTTAAGTGCTTTATCGCATAAGCATTATTTACGAACCAGTGAAATTGGTTATTTGATTCAAAAAAATAAAGATGTTTTGACTTGGACAGAAAAAGTTTTTGGTAATAAAGTTGAAAAAATAGATTTTAAAAAAGAGTTTTACATTAGAAAAAAAACTTAATTTTTCTATAATTTTACTTGTATATATATATATATATATATATAATGGTTATTGTCAAAGTAATTTAAAGTCACCGTGTAAGATTTTACTTTACTTTGATGTTTTTTGTTTTTACTTGAATTTTATAAAAATTTATGTATATTTATAAATAAGATGGTTTACCCACATCTTAATCTGGTCTTTTGACCGTTTACACGGAGGTTAAGTATTTTTATGTTTAAAGTTCAATTAGCAAATATTGAAAAAGGGCGTATTATCCCTGATAAAAATAATAAAGGTCAAACATTAAAGTTTGATGTTTTGAAATTTGTAGAAATTAATAAGCAAACAGGTTGGGCAACTGGTCAAACACGTGATAAATGATATAACCCTGATATTATCAGTGATTTTAATAATTGTTTATCAGCTGTTGATTTAAAAGTTGGTAATTTTTATTCACTAGAATTGGATTTAAGCGGTAATATTAAAAAACTTTCTAATTGAAAATAGTTATTTATTAAAAGGGTAATTTTAAATAATTATTATAGATTAGGAGTTAATTAGACTATGGCAAAAATTAATAATTGTTCATGTGAACAAGCATTTCATTTAGCAATCTATATATGTAGACTTTGTGACCAAGTTATTTGTCCTAAGAAAGTTTTACAAAATTTATATACTAGAAAATATTATTGTCCTAATTGTATATTAGATATTGCTTTAAATAAGGCAATGAGACAACAAGAAA
This genomic window contains:
- a CDS encoding rolling circle replication-associated protein: MDIQQDFYVKKIFYACYVKNVVLPISFLNNIGNVRGKSYVGNKQKLRNSTVRTKTNLIQKALHNFYDSKILSFVTLTYKDNVQDIKKAKKDIRMFFLKLKKWWNDPKRFQKLGELKYFYVYEYQSRGAIHFHIIFNRKVYKSLLAECWSHGFNDLKVVKKGTNEFVIKYLGKYVTKSLDDVKSLNQTDVGVKAYAFSRNCKNPIVVRGIKKMTIQDIIKASFNATNVFYFKTQRDSNGDTVMIGGIIESTVVNDYFKEYEDYEKYVYLSALSHKHYLRTSEIGYLIQKNKDVLTWTEKVFGNKVEKIDFKKEFYIRKKT